One stretch of Fibrobacter sp. DNA includes these proteins:
- a CDS encoding ATP-binding cassette domain-containing protein translates to MEFKRFEALIEKFPQVQIFSTDGEDLDRVITHFLNQQTDVSTMSEAMQRRIQRALAPFWQQRFVSLYDTEAPLVKNLLLDKKFFLQTDRYIEDMAWAETDTTKLDEALKIADLAMGILDRKLLSLSNGELRRVLLARMWMEKPQWVYFNDLFGGLDPEYRAHLAGCVADLARSRGSELKIAVRLAREDELLPEIPAFVYENKTFVEYQGELPKSASAPKYKKAELKDYQVVDLKTGVAHDAAEFYQNSIAVDGAQGADEKSQVLFDLKNVNVRFSDTDVIKNLSLCIRKGEHWTIMGENGAGKSTLLGLLTADHPQIYKNEMVLLGERPGHGLNVWEHKEKFGFFSPELALQYREDLTLLEVLCTGFTTQLCKVEYPSWAQKQKAREMLAYLGFEDVDQNIRTLSPIDKRLVLMARAAMRPPEVLLLDEPSQGLKGEYREKLFHLLQLLSKETTLILVSHYEEEWPPCMTHLLRMPKFSLN, encoded by the coding sequence ATGGAATTTAAGCGTTTTGAAGCTTTGATCGAGAAGTTTCCCCAGGTGCAGATTTTTAGCACCGATGGCGAGGATCTCGACAGAGTCATTACTCATTTCTTGAATCAGCAGACGGACGTCTCCACAATGTCGGAGGCGATGCAGCGTCGTATCCAACGTGCATTGGCTCCGTTCTGGCAGCAGCGTTTTGTGAGCCTTTATGATACCGAGGCTCCGCTGGTGAAGAACTTGCTTTTGGACAAGAAGTTCTTTTTGCAGACAGATCGCTATATCGAAGATATGGCGTGGGCTGAAACGGATACTACCAAACTCGATGAAGCTTTGAAGATTGCGGACCTGGCTATGGGCATTTTGGACCGTAAGTTGCTGAGTCTTTCCAACGGAGAATTACGCCGAGTTCTTTTGGCACGTATGTGGATGGAAAAGCCCCAGTGGGTTTACTTTAACGATTTGTTTGGCGGTCTTGACCCGGAATACCGCGCCCACTTGGCGGGCTGTGTTGCTGACCTTGCTCGTAGTCGCGGCTCTGAATTGAAGATTGCTGTGCGCTTGGCCCGTGAAGATGAATTGCTTCCGGAAATTCCGGCCTTCGTTTACGAGAACAAGACCTTTGTGGAATACCAGGGTGAATTGCCCAAGTCTGCTTCCGCACCGAAGTACAAGAAGGCGGAACTGAAGGATTACCAGGTTGTAGACTTGAAGACTGGTGTTGCCCACGATGCTGCCGAATTTTATCAGAACTCGATTGCGGTTGATGGTGCCCAGGGCGCTGATGAAAAATCTCAAGTTTTGTTTGATTTGAAAAACGTGAATGTCCGCTTCAGTGACACTGACGTTATCAAGAACTTGAGCTTGTGCATTCGCAAGGGCGAACACTGGACTATCATGGGCGAGAATGGTGCCGGCAAGAGTACCTTGCTGGGATTGCTCACTGCAGACCATCCGCAGATCTACAAGAACGAAATGGTCCTTTTGGGCGAACGTCCGGGCCATGGTTTGAACGTCTGGGAGCATAAGGAAAAGTTTGGTTTCTTCTCTCCGGAACTTGCCTTGCAGTACCGCGAAGACTTGACTCTTCTGGAAGTCCTTTGCACGGGTTTTACTACCCAGCTTTGCAAGGTGGAGTATCCTTCCTGGGCTCAGAAGCAGAAGGCCCGCGAAATGCTTGCCTACCTGGGCTTCGAAGATGTGGATCAGAACATCCGCACTTTGTCTCCCATCGATAAGCGCTTGGTGCTCATGGCTCGCGCCGCGATGCGCCCGCCTGAAGTGCTTTTGCTGGACGAACCTTCCCAGGGTTTGAAGGGTGAATACCGCGAAAAGCTGTTCCACTTGCTCCAGCTTCTTTCCAAAGAAACTACATTGATTCTGGTTAGCCATTACGAAGAAGAATGGCCGCCTTGCATGACCCATTTATTGAGAATGCCCAAGTTTTCACTTAACTAG